The window ATGATGCGGATATTGGTGTTATTATTTTAACGGGTGCGGGGGATAAGGCATTTTGTTCCGGAGGAGATCAAAGTGTTCGCGGGCACGGCGGCTATGTAGGGGATGACCGGATTCCGCGTTTGAATGTGCTGGATTTGCAGCGATTAATCCGAGTAATTCCAAAGCCGGTAGTTGCCATGGTGGCAGGCTATGCGATTGGCGGCGGCCATGTTTTGCATATAGTCTGTGATTTAACGATTGCGGCAGATAATGCAATATTTGGACAGACCGGTCCGAGGGTAGGAAGTTTTGATGCTGGATACGGTGCAGGTTATCTGGCGCGCATTGTCGGACACAAGAAGGCACGGGAAATCTGGTATTTATGCCGGCAATATTCTGCCAAGGAAGCGCTGGATATGGGATTGGTCAATACAGTTGTCCCACTTGCAGAACTGGAAGATGAAACTGTGAAATGGTGTAAAGAAATGCTGGAGAAGTCACCGACAGCGCTTCGTTTTTTGAAAGCGTCTTTTAATGCGGATACGGACGGCTTGGCAGGCCTGCAACAATTAGGTGGTGATGCAACCCTTCTTTATTATACAACTGAAGAGGCAAAAGAAGGTCATGCAGCTTATAAGGAAAAAAGAAAGCCGGATTTTAAAAAATTCCCACGTTTTCCGTAAACAGCCAAGCCTTGTCTGAAGGCGCCAGCTTGATGAAAATCTCATCAAGCTGATTTTACAAATGAGGTAGTTATCTATGATAAATTAAAGGGGCAACAATAACAGTGACTAGTGATATAATGCCTAATTGGTTATCTAAGCGGGCATTACTTACACCGGAACGAATTGCTTTAAGAGCCGGGGATCATGCATGGACATTTGCCGAGTTGAACCAGCGCTCCCAAAGAACCGCTCAACGGCTGGCCCAATTCGGTATTAAAAAAGACGATCATGTTGCTCTCCTGGTTCAAAACAGCCTGCAATCGGTTGAGATCTTTCATGCCCTGGAATATCTTGGCGCTGTTATGGTATTGCTGAATACCAGGCTTACCCCCTATGAATTGGCCTGGCAGCTGCAAGACGCCAGTGCAGTATGTCTTATTTATGATCATGACTATCAGGAACTAACCACTAAAATCAAGTTGCATGACCCGGGTCTGCAAATTGTTTCAACTACGGAGCTGCTTAAGTTGCATGGAATATCCGTTCCGTTAAGTCATGAATTCACATTAGACCATGTCCATTCGATAATTTATACTTCCGGAACAACCGGACATCCGAAGGGAGTTATGCTGACCTATGGCAATTATTGGTGGAGCGCTGTTGCTTCCGCAATAAATCTTGGTTTAAATGTTAACGATTGCTGGCTGCTTTGTCTGCCTGTTTTTCACGTCGGCGGGTTATCGATTGTGATACGAGGTGTCATTTACGGTATTACAGTGGAGATTCACCCACAATTTGATCCGGTA is drawn from Syntrophomonadaceae bacterium and contains these coding sequences:
- the menB gene encoding 1,4-dihydroxy-2-naphthoyl-CoA synthase, which codes for MPVQWVKEREYEDILYETYNHIAKITINRPEVRNAFRPKTVNELIHAFTIARDDADIGVIILTGAGDKAFCSGGDQSVRGHGGYVGDDRIPRLNVLDLQRLIRVIPKPVVAMVAGYAIGGGHVLHIVCDLTIAADNAIFGQTGPRVGSFDAGYGAGYLARIVGHKKAREIWYLCRQYSAKEALDMGLVNTVVPLAELEDETVKWCKEMLEKSPTALRFLKASFNADTDGLAGLQQLGGDATLLYYTTEEAKEGHAAYKEKRKPDFKKFPRFP